A window of the Deinococcus gobiensis I-0 genome harbors these coding sequences:
- a CDS encoding M42 family metallopeptidase translates to MTTTDLRLDLLMKLSDLPGVPGQEDAVRDFVLAELDGLADEVRVDALGNVIARRAASGEGPRGRVMVSAHMDEIGFLVRYIDEKGYLRLQNLGGFDTRNLFARNVTVHTRGGALPGILTPAGRPVHIASPEERKKVPELREFFVDLGLDGDAVKAQVRVGDMVTLDQTARRVGQLVCGKAMDDRASVFLLLETLRALRGRPLRHDLYAVFSVQEEVGLRGAITAAYGVQPTVGIGLDVTLAVDTPGVGPDEAVTRMGEGIGIKVYDSSMISTRTLVDEFWDLAQAREIPAQLEVLGQGGTDGAAIQRSREGVPTLTLSLPTRYIHTIVESVHETDLRAGVDLLVAYLGEPSA, encoded by the coding sequence ATGACGACAACCGATCTGAGGCTTGACCTCCTGATGAAGCTGTCCGACCTGCCCGGCGTGCCCGGACAGGAGGACGCGGTGCGCGACTTCGTGCTCGCGGAACTGGACGGCCTGGCCGACGAGGTGCGGGTGGACGCCCTGGGCAACGTGATCGCCCGCCGTGCCGCTTCGGGCGAGGGGCCGCGCGGGCGCGTGATGGTCTCGGCCCACATGGACGAGATCGGCTTTCTGGTGCGCTACATAGACGAGAAGGGCTACCTGCGCCTCCAGAACCTGGGCGGTTTCGACACGCGCAACCTGTTCGCGCGCAACGTCACCGTGCATACGCGCGGCGGGGCGCTGCCCGGCATCCTGACCCCGGCGGGCCGCCCGGTGCACATCGCCTCGCCTGAGGAGCGCAAGAAGGTGCCCGAGCTGCGCGAGTTCTTCGTGGACCTCGGCCTGGACGGCGACGCGGTGAAGGCCCAGGTGCGCGTGGGCGACATGGTCACCCTCGACCAGACGGCCCGCCGGGTGGGGCAGCTCGTGTGCGGCAAGGCGATGGACGACCGCGCCAGCGTCTTCCTGCTGCTCGAAACGCTGCGTGCCCTGCGTGGCCGTCCTTTGCGCCACGACCTCTACGCGGTCTTCAGCGTGCAGGAAGAGGTCGGCCTGCGGGGTGCCATCACGGCGGCCTACGGCGTGCAGCCCACGGTGGGTATCGGCCTGGACGTGACCCTGGCGGTGGACACCCCCGGCGTCGGCCCCGACGAGGCGGTCACGCGCATGGGCGAGGGCATCGGCATCAAGGTGTACGACTCCTCGATGATCTCGACCCGCACCCTGGTGGACGAGTTCTGGGACCTGGCCCAGGCGCGCGAGATTCCGGCGCAGCTCGAAGTGCTGGGCCAGGGCGGCACCGACGGCGCGGCCATCCAGCGCAGCCGCGAGGGCGTGCCCACCCTGACCCTGAGCCTGCCGACCCGATACATCCACACCATCGTCGAGTCGGTCCACGAAACCGACCTGCGCGCGGGCGTGGACCTGCTCGTGGCGTATCTGGGCGAGCCTTCGGCCTGA
- a CDS encoding DUF4126 domain-containing protein, with protein MDLFTGLLSSLGLSGAAGLNAYIPLLVVGLLTRAGVMHLAQPFDLLANPWVLLAVAAVGALDFVGDKIPGVDHALHLVGGVVNTAAGAVLFASQAGVADVPPALKLALGLVVAGGVHATRTAVRPVATATTGGLGNPVISAAEDASSLGLSVLAVFAPILAVLGLAGLGVVAYRLWSRVRGWRRRAL; from the coding sequence ATGGACCTCTTCACCGGACTGCTCTCCTCGCTGGGCCTCTCGGGGGCGGCGGGCCTGAACGCCTATATTCCGCTGCTCGTGGTGGGGCTGCTGACCCGCGCGGGGGTCATGCACCTCGCGCAGCCCTTCGACCTGCTGGCGAACCCCTGGGTGCTGCTGGCGGTCGCGGCAGTGGGCGCGCTGGATTTCGTGGGCGACAAGATTCCCGGCGTGGACCACGCCCTGCATCTCGTGGGCGGTGTGGTGAACACGGCGGCGGGCGCGGTGCTCTTCGCCTCGCAGGCGGGCGTGGCCGACGTGCCCCCCGCCCTGAAGCTCGCGCTGGGGCTGGTGGTGGCGGGGGGGGTCCACGCGACCCGCACGGCCGTGCGCCCGGTCGCCACCGCCACGACGGGTGGCCTGGGCAACCCGGTGATCAGCGCCGCCGAGGACGCCAGCAGCCTGGGCCTGAGCGTGCTGGCGGTCTTTGCGCCCATCCTGGCGGTGTTGGGCCTCGCGGGCCTGGGCGTCGTCGCCTACCGCCTCTGGAGCCGGGTGCGCGGCTGGCGGCGGCGGGCGCTGTAG